CTAAAAGATCGTAAGCTTCCTGAAATTTTCCTTCTTTGAATTTCAATAAACCAGCATTGTAAGAAGAAAGTTTACCTATTTCGGTAGAAGAATATTCGTTATATGTTCCTACAAAACCTGGGTTAGCAGCTGATTTACCGCCCAATGCTTCCTTATCTTTGCCTTCTGCAAGGTTTTTTTGAGCAGCAAGGAAACTTTTTACAGCTTCAGTGTTTTGAGGAGCCACTACAAATTGTTTGTAAGCGAAAAATCCTAAAACTCCTAAAAGTAAAACTCCAAATACAAGACCTAACGGTTTTGAATATTTTTCAATGAATCTCTCAGTGTTTAAAGCTTCTCTGTCAAGGTCTTTAAAGAACTCAACTGTTTCTTTACCTTCTTGCTCATTCTGAGCACTCTTTCCCAATTTTGCCATAAGTTTTTAAAAATTGAAATGCAAATTTAATTGTTTCTGAATGATTTACAAAATACTTTATTGGTATTATTATGTAAATGTTGAGAATTTGCTGTTATTTATACTAAAAAGACTTCGGCTCTGCTTAGTATGACATTTCTGAAACGGGTTGTTTCGCAGTGACTGTCACGCTGAGCGGAGCCGGAGAATATATTGGTGTATTTCTTAATATTCTAAAATATGATAGACTTCTGCTTCAAATTTCTTCAGCTTCTCATCTCCATTTAGGCCCGTTAATCCAATGAGGAAACTGAATTGGGAAACTGTAGCTCCTTGTTTTTCTACCAATTTGGCGGCTGCTTCTGTAGTTCCTCCTGTTGCAAGAAGATCATCGTGGATAAGAATCCTTTGTCCGGGCTTTATCTGTCCTTCGCGGGTTTCTATAACGGCACTTCCATATTCCAGATCATAGCTTTCAGAAATTATTGGGGGAGGAAGTTTTCCGGCCTTTCTAATTAAAATGAAAGGAACTTCCAAAGCTACAGCAATGGCAATTCCGAAAAGATATCCGCGGCTTTCTATCCCGCAGACAGCATCTACTTTTCCCTTACTGAAGGTTACAAGATCTGCAATGACTTCTTCGTAGAGTTTAGGATCTAGAAATATAGGTGAAATATCCTTGAATTGTATTCCCGGAATAGGAAAATCAGGAACATTTTCTATTGTGCTTTCTAGTTTTTTGATCAGTTCTGCTGAAGCCATTTATGGATTGATTTTATAGCTGGAAATTTTCCAGTCTCCGTTTACGTTTTTAAGCCCGAATGTTACCTTTAAAGAGGTTGTTTTACCACTTTTATCAGTTACGTCATAAGTAGCATTTACACTTGCTCCATTAGGATTGGTTCCATTGGTAGTAATATTTTTTACGCTAACATTTTTTACTGATCCAAATCCTGACGTTGGATTTGAGAAAGACTCATAGCTTCCCCAGCTTGGATTGTTGGATGTTTCATAGGCTGCTTTCAGATTTTGAGAGCTTACGCTGTTCAAAAACTTACTGACTGTATTTTTAGGATCTGCAGTCGGTTGTTTTGGCGCTGCGGGAGCTGCCGGGGCCGCTGTAGCAGGATCAGTAGTAGTTGGTGGAGTTGCTGTAGGGTTATTAGGGTCTATAACGGCACTTGGCTGCTGGTCTATAGCTGTAGTATCCGTTTTAGGGACTGCAGGAACTTTCAGGGCAGCTGCGTTAACATCAAGTCCTATTTTTGACATTTTGAAAGTTTTGGCAGTTGTCTTTACAGAAACTGTGATATCAATTTTGTTATCTACTACTTTTGATGCAGGGATGGAAGAGAACTTTAAGTTGAATCCTTTAAAGTTATTATCCTGCATTAGATTTTTAGCAGTAGCAAGTCGAACTCCGTTGCTGAAAACCTCCAATGTAGCTTCCAGACCTGCTCCGGTAAAGGATACTGGGTTTCCTGCCGCATCTACAAGTCTTGGAACAACCTGAATGGCGGTAGGAGCTCCTGCACCATCATTACCTGTAGGTGTTGTTACAATGCTCAATGAGCCTGCTTTTACATCGTTAGGATCGCTTTCTTTAGCTTTATCATCCCCAAAGATATTCATTTCTCCGAGTGATGGTGGGGCAGTACTGGCCCATTCTATTCCGTTTTTCTGTGCAACTTCGTCAGCCAGGGCCAAAATCTCAGGAACTTTTTTTCCATTGATCAGCTGTCCCAGTGCTTTTAGCTCATTCACATCACCGTCAGCTTCTACACCAAATGTCTTAAGGATATAAAGAGCTTCATTAAACTTAATCTGCTTAATGGTTGATAAACTGGCAGTCATATCATTGATACTAGACTGTAGTGTTTTAGTATTCGTAGCATCTACATGATCTTTCTTACATGCCATAAAAAGCAACAGACTGAAAACAAGTAGAAAAGAAAACTTTTTCATTTTTATTTGGTTTGTTGCAAATTTAATAAAACCTTTATTAATAGTGGATTTTATTTTTTGTTTTGTTGTTCTTTAAGATCATCCTTGAAAAAGCTGCTGAAAATAGTCTGCATATTTGGGAAGGATGGCTCTTTCCAATAGTGAGTTGTGTAATTGCTGTAGTCTTTATTGAATTTTACTCCGTCAAGATTATTCTCATTACCAAAGCTGATTTCTGTCGTATAAAAGTTCTGATAATTAATAATTTGATTGAATTTTTCTTCGCTTTTATGTTTTAGTTTAAGATAAAGCAGCTCATTGAATTCTAGCAAGTCTTTAAGTGTTTTTTGTGAATTTTTTTCAAAAGCGATATTCTGAATTCCTTTCAAATCAAAAAACCGGAATCCAAAAATTGCAAATTCATTTTGCTGCAGATATTCTCCGGTGACTTCAATTTCATCTTTAGAAGCTCCTTTAAGTTCTCTGATCTTTATGTTTTTCTTTTTATATTCATCTGGATTTCCCACTTTTTTCATATTTGGAATATCCAATGAATTGCCATAGTCCCAACTTGCAACCTGTTTTTTTTCTTTTTGGGGATCTGTTAGTCTGTAGGCTCGGTATTGTTCCACATAACTGCTTTTCAGTTTTTTAGTCTTATTATCAAAAACGTACGTAATTATTCCGTCAGCATAAGCATTCAGCTTATTGTTTACGGTAACATAAGAATTGAAATTACCTTTTATAAAAATATATTTTGCAGGCTTGTTATTTTTGATGATTACCGTTTCAATTTCTTTTACCTGATCATTAATTTTAATTACTGGTTGATCCAGGTCTGAATAGGAGAGTGTGGCAACCGGAAAATTATTATAGACCAGCTGAAATTTTTCCTGGTCAGGAGTTAAAGTTTGCTTGTCTATTTTACCATTAATGTCAGAGAAGGCAAGTATATTTCCATTTTTTCCCAATACAGAAACTTTAGGAAGTGGAGTACCCGTTTTTTCAGAAACAAAAGTAATGGTCTGAGCATGGGTAAAAATAGAAAGCAGGGTAAATAGTAAGTAGAGCAGATGAAATTTTTTCATAATAGTATTGGTTTTTGGGTAATATTGACCAGCTTTCTGTTACACTTAATAAATGAAAAAGTATGAATCAATCGCTTTTGGGCATAAAAAAAGACTGATTGTTTAACAATCAGTCTTTTATAGTTTTATTTTGTTACAAGTCCTTAGAAAGGATACTCATAAATTTCAGATTCGTGTAAGAATGGGTTTCCTGTAGGAATCAGCTTCAGTTTAGATAGAGCTGAAAGTACAGTAAACATAAACAATCCAGCTACGAATAGAACAGAACCTAATACTAACAAGAATACTTCAGGAGTTTTCCAGTATGGTCCTACCGTTCCCGGCATTACCATGTTGAAGTAGTCTAAAAGGTGTCCTAAGATAACTACAACCGCCATTACTGTTACTACTTTATAGTTTCTCTTGATGCTGCTGCTTACTAATACCAATAGTGGTAATAAGAAGTTTACGATCAGCATTGGTAAGAAAGTAGGAGAGTAGTGCTGGAATCTTCCGAAGAAGTAATTAACCTCTTCAGGAACGTTTGCATACCAGTAAAGCATGAACTGAGCAAACCATGTATATGTCCAAAGCATACTTGTAGCGAAAAGGAATACTCCTAAATCGTGTAAGTGATTGTCATTGAACTGTGGTAAGAAACCATTTTTCTTAAGATAAACACTTAATAAAATGATAACAGCAATACCACTTGAAAGACAGCTAACCATTGAATACCAGATATACATTGTAGAATACCAGTGAGGGTCAATAGACATCAACCAGTCCCAAGCCCAAGCAGCAGAAGCAAATCCGAAGAATGCAATATACCCCACTGCCCATCTGTAAAGCATTTGATACTCAACTTTAGATTTAGTTTCGTCTACTTTTTTAGACTGAGCCTTTAATTTCCAAGCAAAGAAAGAAGCACCAATCACATAGATTAAAGTTCTGATTGCATAGAAAGGAATATTTAAGAATTTTTTCTTTTCGAATAAGATCACATCAAAATGAGGAGAATCCGGGTTTGTCAACTCGGGGTCCATCCAGTGGAATAAGTGACCATTGTGAGTGATATTCAAGATCATCATGATAATCAAGATAGCTCCTCCATAAGGAATAAATGAAGCAATAGCTTCCATTACTCTTGTAATGATAATTGGCCACCCTGCGTGAGCTGCGTGCTGAATACAGTAGAAAAACAGTACAGCACAACTTACTCCAAAGAAAAAGACAGCCACAAAGTGTAGTGATGCCAACGGCTGGTTGTGAACCTGAAGTTCAGTATGCTCTAGGTGAGCAGCGTGATCCTGTGGCCCAACCATTTCACTTGAGTGTGTAGGAGCAGTATGACCAGAAGCATGAACAGCTTCCATCATTTGTTCTATTTTCTCAGTAGAAAGTCCTTTATTCATAAAGAAGCCAATACCAAACAGAACTAAACCTACAACAAGAAGTATTATAGAAGTTGATTTTAATTTTGGTGAAAAACTATACATTTCTTTTCTTATTTTTTAGTTTCGGTAGTCGTTTCAGTTGCTGGTGCCGCCGCTGTAGCTGCTGCCGGTGCTGCTCCTTTTTTGAAGGCACTCATCACATACATTGCTACTCTCCATCTATCTCCTGCGTTCAATTGTCCCGCATAAGATCCCATTGCATTTCTACCGTTTGTTAATACATAATGAACAGATCCTACAGTAATTTCTCTGTCAGCATAATTAGGTACCCCAGAGAATGCTCCACTTTGTACGATAGGTCCTTGTCCATCACCTCCTGTTCCGTGACATGCAGCACAAGTGTGATCAAACAATACTTTTCCTCTTTCAAGATCCTTAGCTGCATTAGCTGGGTTCAAAGGAGAAGCAGTCATCTTTTTAGAAGCATCATACCCTGCATTGTACTCGTCAACATTCTTAGGTAATAAGCTTTCTTCAAAAACTCCGTCTTTATTCTGAGCAACCGATCCTTCTACCGGAGAAAGACCTGTTGCACCATTATTTTTCACGAAAGCAGGGATTTCATTTTCATGATCTGAATAAGCATCCTGAGCTTTCATCAATGGATCATAAGCTACCGGAAAATACATATCCGGGAAATATACCAATGGTGTATTTTCTTTTGGTCCGCAAGAGTTAAGCAAAACTGTAGTTAAACCTAAAACTGCTGTAATTTTTAATACATTCTTTTTCATTTTAAGCATCTTTAACAGTTATTTCTTCAACTCCAGTTTCAATAAGCAACTGCTTTACAGATTCTACATCTTCAGTTACAAATTCCATCATGAATTTATCATCAGTAGTTCTTGGATCTGGATTCTGAGCCGGAGCTCCTGGATACATTTTGTTTCTAACTAGGAAAGTTAAAGACATCATGTGAGCAGCACAGAATACCATTAATTCGAACATTGGAACTACGAATGCCGGCATATTGTGTCCCCAGTCAAAAGCTGGTTTACCACCGATATTCTGAGGCCAGTCATGGTTCATTACATACCAGGTTAAAGTAGCACCGATAGTAACACCATAAAGAGCGTATAGAAAAGCAGCATCAGAGATTCTGGTTTTCTTTAACCCTAAAGCTTTATCTAGCCCGTGAACCGGAAACGGAGTATAAACTTCGTTTATTTTGATTCCTTTATCGTTGAATGCCTTAACGCCGTTCATTAAATCGTCGTCGTCAGCATAAAGTCCGTATACAATTTTAGTGGTGCTCATCTCCTTCTTTTGCTTTATAAGTTTCACCTGAGATTTTCAAAATCGATTTTAATTCAGCCTGTGCAATTACAGGGAACGTTCTTGCGTATAATAAGAATAATACAGAGAAGAATCCGATAGTTCCTAAGTATACACCCACATCAATGATCGTTGGCTTAAACATTGTCCATGATCCTGGTAAGTAGTCTCTAGAAAGGTTGATAACGATGATATCAAAACGCTCAAACCACATACCGATGTTGATGATCAAAGCAACGATGAAAGTCCAGATAATGTTCGTTCTAAGTCTTTTGAACCAGAAAGAAGCCGGAATAATCAAGTTACAAGTAATCAACGCCCAGAAAGCCCACCAGTAAGGTCCTACTGCAGCACCTGGAGAAAGATATGTAAAGTCTTCAAATCTAGATCCAGAGTACCATCCGATGAAATATTCAGTAGCATAAGCTACAGTTACCATACCACCAGTTAGGATGATTACGATGTTCATAATTTCGATATGATACATTGTAATGTATTCTTCTAAGTGACATACCTTTCTTGCAACTAGCAATAGCGTCTGTACCATTGCAAATCCTGAGAAGATTGCACCAGCAACGAAGTAAGGAGGATAGATCGTAGAGTGCCATCCTTTAATTACTGAAGTCGCGAAGTCAAAAGATACGGTAGTGTGTACCGAGAATACAAGTGGAGTTGCTAAACCTGCAAGAACCAAAGAAAGTTCTTCGAATCTTTGCCAGTGTTTTGCTTTACCACCCCAACCGAAAGCAAGGAATGTATAAATTTTCTTTGTCCAAGGAGTTTTCGCTCTATCTCTGATCATTGCAAAGTCAGGGATTAATCCCATAAACCAGAATACAGTTGATACTGAGAAATACGTAGAGATTGCAAATACGTCCCAAAGTAGAGGAGAGTTGAAGTTCCCCCAAAGAGAACCGAATTGGTTTGGTAATGGGAATACCCAGTATCCAACCCAAACTCTACCCATGTGGATTACAGGGAAGATTGCTGCCTGTACAACCGCAAAGATCGTCATCGCCTCTGCAGATCTGTTTACAGACATTCTCCATCTCTGTCTAAATAATAATAATACTGCTGAGATTAAGGTTCCGGCGTGACCGATACCTACCCACCATACGAAGTTGGTAATATCCCAACCCCAGTTAATAGTTCTGTTAAGCCCCCATGCTCCAATACCTGTTCCGATAGTATAAGCGATACAGCCGAATCCATAGATGAAAAGAATTAAGGCTGCATATAATGAGATCCACCATAATTTACCTGCTCTTTCTTCGATAGGTCGTGCAATATCTTCTGTGATATCGTGATAAGTTTTGTGACCAATAATTAGAGGTTCCCTTATCGGAGCTTCGTAATGTCCTGACATTTTTTACCTATTTATTATTTAAACTTTATTTTTCTACTCTGTTTCTTACTTTAGTGTGATAGAACACGTTTGGTTTTGTTCCGATCTCCTCTAGTAAATAATATCTTCTGTTAGAAGCATAGTGCTCTCTAATTTCAGACTCTTTATCATTCATGTCTCCAAATGTCATTGCTCCGGTAGAACAAGCTTTAGAACAAGCAGTCTGGAATTCACCATCCTTCACTTTTCTTCCCTCTTTCTTAGCCTCAAGAATAGTATTCTGAGTCATTTGGATACACATTGAACATTTCTCCATTACCCCTCTAGTTCTTACAACTACATCCGGGTTAAGTACCATTCTTCCTAAATCATTGTTCATGTTGAAATCGAACTTGTCGTTTAGGTTATAAGTAAACCAGTTGAAACGTCTTACTTTGTACGGACAGTTGTTTGCACAATATCTTGTACCGATACATCTGTTGTAAGCCATATGGTTTTGACCTTGCTTACCGTGTGAAGTAGCCGCTACCGGACATACAGTTTCACAAGGAGCATGGTTACAGTGCTGACACATTACCGGTTGGAAGATAACGTCAGGATTATCTGCAGGGTGGTTTAATGCACCTCCGTCTCCGAAAGCAGTACCGTATAATTCTGGTACAGCCATTCCTTCTTTCAATCCTTCGTATACTTCTACCTTTTGTCTTGAAGAATAATAACGGTCTATTCTTAACCAATACATATCTCTAGACATTCTTACCTCTTCTTTACCTACTACAGGAACGTTGTTCTCAGCCTGACAAGCAATAATACATGCTCCACATCCTGTACAAGAGTTCAAGTCGATAGATAAGTTGAAGTGAGGTCCATCTGTATCATCGAAAGCGTCCCAAAGGTCAATTTTTCTCGCCGGAAGCGCTCCGCTGATTGTGTGGTATTCCAAAGGCTTATTCCATCCTTTGTGTTCGTCATCGAAAGCAACGTTGATGAATTCTGCTAAAGGAACTTCCTTAGCAATCTCATAACGGCCCATCAATGTATTTTGAAGCTGGATACCTGCAAATTCGTGATCTTCTCCTGTTTTCTCGATTTTCACCCCTGAAACAGCAAGGTTAGAACCATCAAATAAAGGATAAGCATTTACCCCTGTATCTGCAGTAGCTCCTGAATCTTTCTTACCATAACCAAGCGCTAGACCTACTGATCCTTCTGCCTGACCTGGTTGTACGAATACAGGAACATCTTTTATTGTTACTCCGTTTACAGTAAGGTTTACAATAGAACCATCTAACTGCATTCTTGCATTAAGATCGTTATCAATTGCAAACTTCTCTGCATCTTTAGGAGAAATCGTTAAATAGTTATCCCAAGACATTCTTGTCAATGGATCAGGTAACTCTTGTAACCAAGGGTTGTTTGCCTGAGTTCCGTCTCCCATTGAAGTCTTAGTGTATAATACTAATTCTAATTCAGAAGCTTTAAAGTTTCCTAGTTCAGCAATAGCCTGGCCTGCGTCTCCACCTGCATACGCTAATGTTGTTGCATTATTGGATGTATTGATACCATTATATAATGCTTTGTTGAAAGAAGTAGCTCCTAAGATAGAACCTGCACTAGATTTTAAATAATCATAGTAATTGTTTGCAGCATTATTCTTACCATTTTTCCAAACTAATAGAGATTCTTCAATCTGTCTTGATTTGTAGATCTTCTGGATCGTAGGCTGCATCAATGAATATACTCCTGTCTGTG
This genomic window from Chryseobacterium sp. MEBOG06 contains:
- a CDS encoding tetratricopeptide repeat protein, which encodes MAKLGKSAQNEQEGKETVEFFKDLDREALNTERFIEKYSKPLGLVFGVLLLGVLGFFAYKQFVVAPQNTEAVKSFLAAQKNLAEGKDKEALGGKSAANPGFVGTYNEYSSTEIGKLSSYNAGLLKFKEGKFQEAYDLLDKFSSKNKTLMAMKYGAMADAKSGLNKNDEALSLLDQASTASDDPYTTYFFTRKAGIVALGLNKKTDAKKYFSAIDEKYQDYDNGMSDSYIEMTKYY
- a CDS encoding adenine phosphoribosyltransferase; translated protein: MASAELIKKLESTIENVPDFPIPGIQFKDISPIFLDPKLYEEVIADLVTFSKGKVDAVCGIESRGYLFGIAIAVALEVPFILIRKAGKLPPPIISESYDLEYGSAVIETREGQIKPGQRILIHDDLLATGGTTEAAAKLVEKQGATVSQFSFLIGLTGLNGDEKLKKFEAEVYHILEY
- a CDS encoding quinol:cytochrome C oxidoreductase, producing the protein MYSFSPKLKSTSIILLVVGLVLFGIGFFMNKGLSTEKIEQMMEAVHASGHTAPTHSSEMVGPQDHAAHLEHTELQVHNQPLASLHFVAVFFFGVSCAVLFFYCIQHAAHAGWPIIITRVMEAIASFIPYGGAILIIMMILNITHNGHLFHWMDPELTNPDSPHFDVILFEKKKFLNIPFYAIRTLIYVIGASFFAWKLKAQSKKVDETKSKVEYQMLYRWAVGYIAFFGFASAAWAWDWLMSIDPHWYSTMYIWYSMVSCLSSGIAVIILLSVYLKKNGFLPQFNDNHLHDLGVFLFATSMLWTYTWFAQFMLYWYANVPEEVNYFFGRFQHYSPTFLPMLIVNFLLPLLVLVSSSIKRNYKVVTVMAVVVILGHLLDYFNMVMPGTVGPYWKTPEVFLLVLGSVLFVAGLFMFTVLSALSKLKLIPTGNPFLHESEIYEYPF
- a CDS encoding c-type cytochrome, with protein sequence MLKMKKNVLKITAVLGLTTVLLNSCGPKENTPLVYFPDMYFPVAYDPLMKAQDAYSDHENEIPAFVKNNGATGLSPVEGSVAQNKDGVFEESLLPKNVDEYNAGYDASKKMTASPLNPANAAKDLERGKVLFDHTCAACHGTGGDGQGPIVQSGAFSGVPNYADREITVGSVHYVLTNGRNAMGSYAGQLNAGDRWRVAMYVMSAFKKGAAPAAATAAAPATETTTETKK
- a CDS encoding DUF3341 domain-containing protein, which encodes MSTTKIVYGLYADDDDLMNGVKAFNDKGIKINEVYTPFPVHGLDKALGLKKTRISDAAFLYALYGVTIGATLTWYVMNHDWPQNIGGKPAFDWGHNMPAFVVPMFELMVFCAAHMMSLTFLVRNKMYPGAPAQNPDPRTTDDKFMMEFVTEDVESVKQLLIETGVEEITVKDA
- the nrfD gene encoding NrfD/PsrC family molybdoenzyme membrane anchor subunit produces the protein MSGHYEAPIREPLIIGHKTYHDITEDIARPIEERAGKLWWISLYAALILFIYGFGCIAYTIGTGIGAWGLNRTINWGWDITNFVWWVGIGHAGTLISAVLLLFRQRWRMSVNRSAEAMTIFAVVQAAIFPVIHMGRVWVGYWVFPLPNQFGSLWGNFNSPLLWDVFAISTYFSVSTVFWFMGLIPDFAMIRDRAKTPWTKKIYTFLAFGWGGKAKHWQRFEELSLVLAGLATPLVFSVHTTVSFDFATSVIKGWHSTIYPPYFVAGAIFSGFAMVQTLLLVARKVCHLEEYITMYHIEIMNIVIILTGGMVTVAYATEYFIGWYSGSRFEDFTYLSPGAAVGPYWWAFWALITCNLIIPASFWFKRLRTNIIWTFIVALIINIGMWFERFDIIVINLSRDYLPGSWTMFKPTIIDVGVYLGTIGFFSVLFLLYARTFPVIAQAELKSILKISGETYKAKEGDEHH
- a CDS encoding TAT-variant-translocated molybdopterin oxidoreductase, encoding MASNKIQFRSIHELKDPALNNKLAQKEFLEEIPVEDFLGDAEKNGSSTSRRDFLKLLGFSTAAVTLAACEAPVIKTIPYVVKPHDIIPGVPNYYASTYFDGFDFASVLVKTREGRPIKIEPNPAGGDLGKTNARAQASVLSLYDNDKVKQPKLDGKDETFDKVDSFVLKGLEEAKASGKKIVVLSHSFASPTFKKLFAEFKAKYPTAELVTYDAFPYSAGLDAAQEVFGQRALPVYDLKGSELVVAFHADFLGDYNASSLESSYASARKPGPNMLRHIQVESNMSLTGANSDTRHLLKPSAVNKTLVEVYNVVVGGGNTNDKIAAEIAKELTAKGSKAVVFADGSKGAQVLAHLINKKLASVAFTGKANFLKEFDKARYQEFLGWVNSGQVGVLIANNVDPIYSHPKGEDFKKSLSKVPYVIAVADKKNEMYKAAKAVIPVANWLESWGDIEPQTGVYSLMQPTIQKIYKSRQIEESLLVWKNGKNNAANNYYDYLKSSAGSILGATSFNKALYNGINTSNNATTLAYAGGDAGQAIAELGNFKASELELVLYTKTSMGDGTQANNPWLQELPDPLTRMSWDNYLTISPKDAEKFAIDNDLNARMQLDGSIVNLTVNGVTIKDVPVFVQPGQAEGSVGLALGYGKKDSGATADTGVNAYPLFDGSNLAVSGVKIEKTGEDHEFAGIQLQNTLMGRYEIAKEVPLAEFINVAFDDEHKGWNKPLEYHTISGALPARKIDLWDAFDDTDGPHFNLSIDLNSCTGCGACIIACQAENNVPVVGKEEVRMSRDMYWLRIDRYYSSRQKVEVYEGLKEGMAVPELYGTAFGDGGALNHPADNPDVIFQPVMCQHCNHAPCETVCPVAATSHGKQGQNHMAYNRCIGTRYCANNCPYKVRRFNWFTYNLNDKFDFNMNNDLGRMVLNPDVVVRTRGVMEKCSMCIQMTQNTILEAKKEGRKVKDGEFQTACSKACSTGAMTFGDMNDKESEIREHYASNRRYYLLEEIGTKPNVFYHTKVRNRVEK